In Hasllibacter sp. MH4015, the following proteins share a genomic window:
- a CDS encoding sulfotransferase domain-containing protein, with the protein MTRRYDAFVLFAEMRTGSNYLEDSLNAFPDINCLGEVYNPTFLGHHNTFELHGYDMDRREQDPLGLLQAIIENADDALPGFRLFHDHDDRVVERILPDPRIAKIILTRNPLDSYVSRKIASATGQWRLTDMKHAKTAKVRFDAPEFAEMLNKLQAFQDHLRRGMQTSGQVPFLIRYEDINDPDVLNGMAAFLGSEHVVESTSKKLKKQNPSPLRDKVDNYDEMVAAIGDLDRFGLDTSPELEPDRAPQVPNFVAHPTRGLLFCPIKGAPENAVLDWMGKLDGVGRDKLIRKMSQKQLRQWMKDNQGFRSFSVLRHPVGRAYAVFNRFILPDDRPMYADPRKTLRQRYKVPIPNKAPGGDWSDNDQKAAFLGFIGFLKGNLAGQTSVRVDQAWATQTAILQGISQVMIPQHLIHEDQMKSFLPELARQVGVEDVPDVVGEAMPGAHPLKSVYDGKIEQQLIDIYRRDYIGFGFPRWNRQ; encoded by the coding sequence ATGACCCGCCGCTACGACGCCTTTGTTTTGTTCGCAGAGATGCGCACCGGGTCGAATTACCTTGAGGATTCGCTCAACGCCTTCCCGGATATCAATTGCCTGGGGGAGGTTTATAACCCCACGTTCCTTGGCCATCACAACACGTTCGAGCTTCACGGCTATGACATGGACCGAAGGGAGCAGGACCCCCTTGGCCTGTTGCAAGCGATCATCGAGAATGCGGATGATGCCCTGCCCGGTTTTCGCCTGTTCCACGACCATGACGATAGGGTGGTGGAGCGGATCTTGCCCGACCCGCGCATCGCCAAGATTATCCTGACCCGCAATCCTTTGGACAGCTATGTCAGCCGCAAGATCGCCAGCGCCACGGGGCAATGGCGCCTCACCGACATGAAGCACGCGAAGACCGCGAAGGTGCGGTTCGACGCGCCGGAATTCGCGGAGATGCTGAACAAGTTGCAGGCCTTCCAGGACCACCTGAGGCGCGGGATGCAGACAAGTGGCCAAGTGCCGTTCCTGATCCGGTACGAAGATATCAACGACCCTGATGTCCTCAACGGAATGGCGGCATTCCTTGGGTCGGAACACGTGGTCGAAAGCACCTCCAAGAAGCTGAAAAAGCAAAACCCCAGCCCCCTGCGCGACAAGGTGGATAATTACGACGAGATGGTCGCAGCGATCGGGGATCTGGATCGGTTCGGGCTCGACACCTCGCCAGAATTGGAACCGGACCGCGCCCCGCAGGTGCCGAATTTCGTGGCCCACCCGACGCGCGGCCTTCTCTTTTGCCCGATCAAGGGAGCGCCAGAAAACGCGGTGCTCGACTGGATGGGCAAGCTCGACGGCGTCGGCAGGGACAAGCTGATCCGCAAGATGAGCCAGAAACAATTGCGCCAATGGATGAAGGACAATCAGGGGTTTCGCAGCTTCAGCGTCCTGCGGCATCCGGTGGGCCGCGCTTACGCGGTCTTCAACCGCTTCATCCTGCCCGATGATCGGCCCATGTATGCCGATCCGCGCAAGACGTTGCGGCAAAGATACAAGGTGCCGATCCCCAACAAGGCACCGGGCGGCGATTGGTCCGACAACGACCAGAAGGCCGCGTTTCTTGGCTTCATCGGGTTCTTGAAGGGGAACTTGGCGGGTCAGACCAGCGTAAGGGTCGATCAGGCCTGGGCCACGCAAACGGCAATCCTGCAAGGGATTTCACAGGTGATGATCCCGCAGCATCTGATCCACGAAGACCAGATGAAATCGTTCCTGCCGGAGCTTGCGCGGCAAGTAGGTGTTGAGGATGTGCCGGACGTTGTTGGTGAAGCGATGCCGGGCGCGCACCCGCTGAAGTCCGTCTATGACGGCAAGATCGAGCAGCAGCTAATCGACATTTACCGACGCGACTATATCGGGTTCGGATTTCCCCGCTGGAACCGGCAATAG
- a CDS encoding beta-1,6-N-acetylglucosaminyltransferase — protein sequence MSTLGFIMMCHTALDRAAQVARHWAERDCPVVIHVDKRVSRDRFNGLKRAVGDLENVKFSRRHKCEWGTWSLVAASQTAGEMMLEEFPGVRHVYLASGSCLPLRPVDELRAYLAARPMTDFIESVTIRDVDWTIDGLNTERFQLRFPFSWKRHRFLFDRYVELQRRVGFKRKLPEGLQPHLGSQWWCLSRQTLSAILHDQRRQDFDRYFKLVWIPDESYYQTLVRNYSRNIESRSLTLSKFDFQGKPHVFYDDHLHLLRRSDCFVARKIWPKADRLYHTFLSDEGANARMAEPTPGKIDRVFAKALERRTRGRPGLYMQSRYPNNDWENGKTAATYSVFHGFNDLFLDFEPWLSRRLGASVHGNLFDPKRARFAGDADTYAGSLSCAPALRDYNPERFLTNLIWNTRGERQVFMFGPQDNQRPGAFMASDSNAQISVITGAWAVRLFTANRNFGDIRTEAARLQRREVEFVNTLRHVRSRAEIRIWSLAEFIEEPMENLQRILDAMEGAQASRLTEAPRMANLDGLPKFLQNLKNQGMNPFAVGDFPQEGMAPLPTDADSRPYLVR from the coding sequence ATGAGCACACTTGGTTTCATCATGATGTGCCACACCGCGCTGGACCGCGCGGCTCAGGTGGCGCGCCATTGGGCCGAGCGTGATTGCCCCGTCGTCATCCATGTGGACAAGCGCGTGTCGCGGGACCGATTCAACGGCCTGAAGCGCGCCGTGGGCGATCTGGAGAACGTCAAGTTTTCCCGCAGGCACAAATGCGAGTGGGGAACATGGTCCCTCGTCGCGGCCAGCCAGACGGCGGGCGAGATGATGTTGGAGGAGTTTCCAGGCGTCCGGCACGTCTATCTCGCTTCCGGTTCCTGCCTTCCGCTGCGCCCGGTGGATGAATTGCGCGCCTACCTCGCCGCGCGTCCGATGACGGATTTCATCGAAAGCGTCACGATCCGCGATGTGGATTGGACGATCGACGGCCTGAACACGGAACGCTTCCAACTGCGCTTTCCCTTCTCTTGGAAACGGCACCGGTTCCTGTTTGATCGTTACGTGGAATTGCAGCGCCGCGTGGGCTTCAAGCGCAAATTGCCCGAGGGGTTGCAGCCGCATCTGGGCAGCCAATGGTGGTGCCTCAGCCGCCAGACGCTCAGCGCGATCCTCCACGATCAACGGCGGCAGGATTTCGACCGGTATTTCAAGCTCGTTTGGATCCCCGACGAAAGTTACTACCAGACGCTTGTGCGCAACTATTCCCGCAACATAGAAAGCCGGTCCCTGACCCTGTCGAAGTTTGATTTTCAAGGCAAACCCCACGTGTTCTATGACGACCACTTGCACCTGCTTCGTCGGTCAGACTGTTTCGTGGCGCGCAAGATCTGGCCCAAGGCGGACCGTCTCTATCACACGTTCCTGAGTGACGAGGGGGCGAACGCGCGGATGGCCGAACCGACGCCGGGCAAGATCGACCGGGTTTTCGCCAAGGCGCTGGAGCGTCGGACGCGTGGGCGGCCCGGTTTGTACATGCAAAGCCGCTATCCCAACAACGATTGGGAGAACGGCAAGACCGCGGCGACATATTCGGTTTTCCACGGGTTCAACGACTTGTTTCTGGATTTTGAGCCCTGGTTGTCGCGACGGCTCGGTGCATCGGTTCACGGCAACCTGTTCGACCCAAAACGGGCTCGATTCGCAGGGGACGCGGATACCTATGCAGGGTCCCTGTCCTGCGCGCCGGCCTTGCGGGATTACAATCCGGAGCGGTTTCTCACCAATCTGATCTGGAACACGCGCGGGGAACGGCAGGTCTTCATGTTCGGCCCGCAAGACAACCAGCGCCCCGGCGCCTTCATGGCCAGCGACAGCAATGCCCAGATCAGCGTGATAACCGGGGCCTGGGCCGTTCGCCTGTTCACGGCCAATCGCAATTTTGGGGATATCCGGACGGAAGCCGCCCGCCTGCAACGCCGAGAGGTGGAGTTCGTGAATACGCTCCGCCACGTGCGCAGCCGCGCGGAAATCCGCATCTGGTCCCTCGCGGAGTTCATCGAGGAACCGATGGAAAATCTGCAACGCATCCTTGATGCGATGGAAGGCGCGCAGGCCAGCCGCCTGACGGAAGCGCCGCGGATGGCAAACCTAGATGGATTGCCGAAGTTCCTGCAAAACCTCAAGAACCAGGGGATGAACCCCTTCGCCGTGGGGGATTTCCCGCAAGAGGGCATGGCCCCGCTTCCGACCGATGCCGACAGCCGCCCTTACCTGGTGAGATAA
- a CDS encoding glycosyltransferase — protein sequence MGAFSHIPDLWLDVTRLLTRVGRGALTGIDRVELAYLREAYASGCNRYLCRTTRGYLLLDRRGAARLIGMVEGASPMGPADWFSRITFRGNRPRHKAEAALREVAIDRCRPSTLPNLLDRATEAGLTYLNVGHSNLSEATLSAISARSDTRIAVMIHDLIPITHPQYVADGQPENFAGRAERVRTHATHVISNSQATSDSLDRHWADKAAPPHRIVAHLGVDGTPRGSRQARDPSLFVMLGTIEARKNHALILDVWDLLAEELPPGDMPLLHIIGAVGWKVDTFMERLNSHPLMEQKIILNGPDGLLSDSAVRDQLAKAAALLFPSVTEGFGYPPIEAAMAGAVPICSDLPVYRETLGDCAVYVDSGDAYQWKETIKQCLNGTGVMPDLTQLKVPTWQEHFETVVDALTSTLSRTRK from the coding sequence ATGGGCGCGTTCAGCCACATCCCGGACCTCTGGTTGGATGTGACGCGTCTGCTGACGCGTGTCGGACGTGGCGCGCTGACCGGTATCGACCGGGTCGAGCTTGCGTATCTGCGAGAGGCCTATGCCTCGGGCTGCAACCGCTACCTTTGCCGAACGACGCGCGGATATTTGTTGCTGGATCGCCGTGGCGCAGCGCGGTTGATCGGCATGGTCGAGGGCGCCTCACCAATGGGGCCAGCGGACTGGTTTTCCAGAATTACGTTTCGCGGCAACCGCCCGCGGCACAAGGCGGAAGCGGCCTTGCGCGAGGTCGCCATTGATCGCTGCCGGCCGTCTACCCTGCCAAACCTGCTGGATAGAGCCACTGAGGCCGGGCTGACCTACCTCAATGTCGGGCATTCCAATCTCTCGGAGGCGACCCTTTCGGCGATATCGGCGCGCAGCGACACGCGGATCGCCGTCATGATCCACGACCTGATCCCGATCACCCATCCCCAATACGTGGCCGATGGACAGCCGGAAAACTTCGCTGGTCGGGCGGAGCGGGTTCGGACCCACGCGACCCACGTCATTTCCAATTCCCAAGCCACGTCGGACAGTCTGGACCGCCATTGGGCAGACAAGGCCGCGCCACCTCACCGCATCGTTGCGCATCTGGGCGTGGACGGCACGCCGAGAGGATCGAGACAGGCCCGTGATCCATCCCTGTTCGTCATGCTCGGCACGATCGAGGCGCGCAAGAACCACGCATTGATATTGGACGTGTGGGACCTTCTGGCCGAAGAACTTCCACCCGGCGACATGCCACTTCTCCACATCATCGGGGCCGTTGGCTGGAAGGTCGATACCTTCATGGAGCGGCTGAACTCGCATCCGCTAATGGAGCAAAAAATCATTCTCAATGGCCCCGACGGACTGCTTTCGGACAGCGCCGTGCGGGATCAACTGGCGAAGGCCGCAGCCCTGCTGTTCCCGTCCGTCACAGAAGGTTTCGGTTATCCGCCGATCGAGGCCGCGATGGCGGGGGCGGTTCCGATCTGTTCCGACCTGCCCGTTTACCGCGAAACCTTGGGCGATTGTGCCGTTTACGTGGACAGTGGTGACGCGTATCAATGGAAAGAAACGATCAAGCAATGTTTAAACGGTACAGGTGTGATGCCAGATCTGACCCAGCTGAAGGTCCCGACGTGGCAGGAGCATTTTGAGACCGTGGTTGATGCCCTTACCTCGACATTGTCGCGGACGCGCAAATGA
- the galU gene encoding UTP--glucose-1-phosphate uridylyltransferase GalU has protein sequence MKKKVTKAIFPVAGLGTRFLPATKSIPKEIMTLVDRPLIQYAIDEARAAGIKEFIFVTSRGKSALEDYFDHSPELENILRKKKKPELLKTLKNTNMESGAIAYMRQHKALGLGHAVWCARRLLSNEPFAVILPDDVIAAEKPCLQQMVEAHAEIGGNMVAAMEVPDDKTSSYGVLDVKEDMGSVVSVKGMVEKPAAGTAPSNLAVIGRYILTPDVMGHLNRIKSGAGGEIQLTDAIAREITDADNVYGYRFKGQRFDCGSKAGFLQATVAFGLGREDLRDEFQDYLADMMSVRSAAQ, from the coding sequence ATGAAGAAGAAAGTAACCAAGGCGATCTTTCCGGTCGCGGGTCTCGGAACCCGTTTTCTTCCGGCTACGAAATCCATTCCCAAGGAAATCATGACGCTCGTGGATCGCCCGCTGATCCAATACGCGATTGATGAGGCCCGGGCCGCCGGAATCAAGGAATTCATTTTCGTAACGAGTCGCGGCAAGTCGGCGCTGGAAGACTATTTCGACCATTCGCCCGAGCTTGAGAATATCCTGCGCAAGAAGAAGAAGCCGGAGCTTCTGAAGACGCTGAAGAACACCAACATGGAAAGCGGCGCAATCGCCTATATGCGCCAGCACAAGGCGCTTGGCCTCGGCCACGCCGTGTGGTGTGCGCGGCGGCTTCTGTCCAATGAACCTTTCGCCGTCATCCTGCCCGATGACGTGATCGCCGCAGAGAAGCCGTGTCTGCAGCAGATGGTCGAAGCCCATGCGGAAATCGGCGGCAATATGGTCGCCGCCATGGAAGTGCCGGACGACAAGACCTCGTCCTACGGGGTGTTGGACGTAAAGGAAGACATGGGATCGGTCGTGTCGGTCAAGGGCATGGTCGAGAAACCGGCAGCAGGGACCGCACCATCTAACCTTGCCGTGATCGGGCGCTACATCCTGACCCCGGACGTCATGGGCCACCTCAACCGCATCAAGTCCGGCGCGGGGGGAGAGATCCAGCTGACCGACGCGATTGCCCGCGAGATCACCGATGCCGACAATGTCTACGGCTATCGGTTTAAGGGGCAGCGCTTCGATTGTGGATCGAAGGCCGGCTTTCTACAGGCCACCGTCGCCTTCGGCCTTGGTCGCGAAGACCTGCGCGATGAATTCCAGGATTACCTGGCCGACATGATGTCGGTTCGCAGCGCCGCACAATAG
- a CDS encoding glycosyltransferase encodes MSAPRLSVIVVSVGRPDALRRCLLGLWQQSRAGVEVIVVADAAGSNAVRTLPFADRIKMVPQAEPNISRARNLGIAQSTGDLLAFIDDDAVPVPSWTHAIGNAFAEEECAAITGPVLGRNGISLQWGPLAVNGLAEDIPTDPKAPVRDGFARKLQGTNMAMRRSVLERLGGFDEAFRFYLDDTDLAYRIGQAGMKTAWVGKAIVHHGYEASSRRTPDRIPLSLFDIGASSAVYLQKYAANGDVTAALRKVEASQSSRLLRLAKARKLDAGKMRELLETLKEGIAHGMERASAQPLVRPPTVEFLRLRDENPPQPKVISGRSFQLSSLRAQAAEEVAKGQPVRLFCFGPTPRKHKVRFTDGGWWEQTGGLFGPSERDEPRFQLHSFKARVAAEVRRISATDLHTASGERN; translated from the coding sequence GTGAGCGCGCCGAGGCTGAGCGTCATCGTGGTCAGCGTCGGGCGACCCGATGCGCTGCGACGCTGCCTGCTTGGTCTTTGGCAGCAATCGCGTGCGGGGGTCGAGGTGATTGTCGTGGCCGACGCCGCCGGTTCGAACGCAGTCCGGACCCTGCCATTCGCTGACCGCATCAAGATGGTCCCGCAAGCGGAGCCCAACATATCACGTGCGCGCAACCTCGGGATCGCACAGTCCACGGGCGACCTTTTGGCGTTTATCGACGATGATGCCGTCCCTGTGCCGTCATGGACCCACGCCATAGGCAATGCCTTCGCTGAGGAGGAATGTGCCGCCATCACCGGCCCGGTTCTGGGGCGCAACGGAATTTCCCTGCAATGGGGGCCCTTGGCCGTGAACGGATTGGCCGAGGATATACCGACAGACCCGAAAGCGCCGGTCAGAGACGGTTTTGCCCGGAAATTGCAGGGAACGAATATGGCTATGCGCCGGAGCGTACTTGAACGGCTTGGCGGCTTCGACGAGGCATTCAGATTTTATCTGGACGACACGGACCTCGCCTACCGGATCGGGCAGGCGGGCATGAAGACCGCTTGGGTCGGCAAGGCCATCGTGCATCACGGGTATGAAGCAAGCAGCCGTCGGACACCGGATCGTATCCCGCTCAGCCTGTTCGATATCGGCGCATCTTCTGCCGTTTACCTGCAAAAATACGCTGCAAATGGCGACGTGACGGCCGCTTTGCGCAAGGTCGAGGCCTCCCAAAGCTCCCGCCTTTTGCGGTTGGCGAAGGCGCGAAAGTTGGATGCGGGAAAGATGAGAGAGCTTCTTGAGACGCTGAAGGAGGGGATTGCGCACGGGATGGAACGGGCGAGCGCGCAACCGCTCGTTCGTCCCCCAACGGTCGAATTTCTGCGATTGAGGGACGAAAACCCACCGCAGCCGAAGGTTATTTCGGGGCGGTCCTTTCAGCTTTCGAGCCTACGCGCCCAAGCAGCTGAGGAGGTTGCGAAGGGACAGCCGGTGCGCCTTTTTTGCTTCGGCCCAACGCCCCGCAAGCACAAAGTCCGTTTCACCGATGGCGGCTGGTGGGAGCAGACAGGCGGGCTTTTCGGGCCGTCGGAGCGGGACGAGCCGCGATTTCAGCTTCATAGTTTCAAGGCACGCGTCGCTGCGGAAGTCCGTCGCATTTCTGCCACTGACCTGCATACAGCCAGCGGTGAGAGGAATTGA
- a CDS encoding PTS sugar transporter subunit IIA — protein MDLSTLLAPQAVKVVSDVSSKKRLLQALAELAETRADIPAARIFDALQERESLGPTGVGHGIALPHARLAGLEDVFGVFVRLDRPIDFDAADRQPVDLIFTLLAPVDSGVDHLKALALVSRTLRNEDLCAKLRANNDPSTLYTLLTDIETSAAA, from the coding sequence ATGGACCTTTCGACCTTGCTTGCACCGCAGGCTGTGAAAGTCGTCTCGGACGTCAGCAGCAAAAAACGCCTCCTGCAAGCCCTCGCGGAGCTGGCCGAAACGCGCGCCGACATCCCCGCAGCACGGATCTTCGACGCGCTTCAGGAACGGGAAAGCCTTGGCCCCACCGGTGTGGGCCACGGTATTGCCCTGCCCCATGCCCGCCTTGCGGGTTTGGAGGACGTTTTCGGTGTATTCGTGCGGCTGGACCGCCCGATTGATTTCGACGCCGCCGACCGGCAACCGGTCGACCTGATCTTCACACTGCTTGCGCCGGTGGATTCCGGCGTAGACCACCTCAAAGCGCTCGCGCTCGTCTCCCGCACCCTGCGCAACGAGGATCTGTGCGCAAAACTCCGCGCCAATAACGACCCCAGCACGCTCTACACACTTCTGACCGACATCGAGACGAGCGCCGCCGCCTGA
- a CDS encoding glycosyltransferase family 2 protein gives MKAVRRYGLRLERKRYLVRAWRKSRRLEEIANRTDTIRDGDVLCFCTLRNEKIRLKYFLDYYRDRGVDHFLFVDNDSGDGTREYLTEQKDCSVWWTDESYKRARFGMDWINRLMRLHGHRHWCLTVDPDEFLVYPFSDTRPIPALTDWLDASSIKSFGAMLLDMYPKGPITTQPYRDGQNPFEIACWFDAGNYSITRNWEYGNLWIQGGPRARAFFADTPARAPALNKTPLVKWQKHYAYASSTHMLLPRGLNHVYDEWGGEKASGVLLHAKFLDTFTQKAAEELERREHYAASAEYRAYADGLRENPDFWTKWSEKYINWRQLEILGLMSKGNWA, from the coding sequence ATGAAAGCGGTCCGGCGATACGGTTTGCGCCTTGAACGCAAGCGATATCTCGTGCGCGCGTGGCGAAAGTCGCGGCGGCTGGAAGAGATCGCCAACCGCACCGACACGATCCGCGACGGCGACGTGCTGTGTTTCTGCACGCTGCGGAACGAGAAGATTCGCCTGAAATACTTCCTTGATTACTACCGGGATCGAGGCGTCGATCATTTCTTGTTCGTGGACAATGACAGCGGCGACGGAACCCGCGAATACCTGACGGAGCAGAAGGATTGTTCGGTCTGGTGGACAGACGAATCCTACAAGCGCGCCCGGTTCGGGATGGATTGGATCAATCGACTCATGCGGCTTCACGGGCACCGTCACTGGTGTCTGACGGTCGATCCCGACGAATTCCTCGTCTACCCGTTTTCCGACACGCGCCCGATCCCCGCGCTGACAGATTGGCTCGACGCATCTTCGATAAAATCCTTCGGGGCGATGCTGCTCGACATGTATCCCAAGGGGCCGATCACCACGCAGCCCTACCGCGACGGGCAGAACCCCTTTGAAATTGCGTGCTGGTTCGATGCCGGAAACTACTCCATCACGCGGAACTGGGAATACGGGAACCTCTGGATCCAAGGCGGCCCGCGGGCGCGGGCCTTCTTCGCGGACACGCCGGCACGCGCTCCGGCCCTCAACAAGACGCCGTTGGTGAAGTGGCAAAAACACTACGCCTATGCATCGTCCACCCACATGTTGCTGCCGCGCGGCCTGAACCACGTTTACGACGAATGGGGGGGTGAGAAGGCTTCGGGCGTTTTGCTCCACGCGAAATTCCTCGACACATTCACCCAAAAGGCCGCGGAAGAGCTTGAGCGGAGGGAGCACTACGCCGCATCCGCCGAATATCGCGCCTACGCGGATGGCTTGCGGGAGAACCCGGATTTCTGGACGAAATGGTCCGAAAAATACATCAACTGGCGGCAGCTGGAGATCCTGGGCCTGATGTCCAAAGGCAATTGGGCATGA
- the lptB gene encoding LPS export ABC transporter ATP-binding protein → MTLDVTEGSAGLRVHKLRKSYRKRPVIRDVTLELNRGEVVALLGPNGSGKTTSFYCIAGLITPDGGRVTIDGQDVTLFPMYRRARAGVGYLPQEMSIFRGLSVEDNIKAILEVVEPKRKKRRDRLEALLSEFSIEHLRRAPALSLSGGERRRVEIARCLASDPRYVLLDEPFAGVDPIAVGDIRALVAELKTRGIGVLITDHNVQETLAIVDRAYILHDGAIIMSGTADEVVKDENVRRVYLGQSFRIS, encoded by the coding sequence ATGACGCTCGACGTCACAGAAGGCTCTGCGGGCCTGCGCGTCCACAAGCTGCGCAAAAGCTATCGCAAACGACCCGTGATCCGCGACGTCACGCTTGAGTTGAACCGGGGCGAGGTTGTCGCCCTTCTTGGGCCTAACGGGTCGGGCAAGACGACGTCGTTCTACTGTATAGCTGGACTGATCACGCCCGACGGGGGCCGCGTGACCATCGACGGGCAGGATGTGACCCTGTTCCCGATGTACCGCCGCGCACGGGCTGGCGTTGGCTATCTTCCACAGGAAATGTCGATCTTTCGGGGCCTCAGCGTCGAGGATAACATCAAGGCGATCCTCGAAGTTGTTGAACCCAAGCGCAAAAAACGGCGCGACCGGCTGGAAGCCTTGTTGAGCGAATTTTCGATCGAACATCTGCGCCGCGCGCCCGCGCTGTCCCTGTCCGGGGGCGAACGTCGCCGGGTGGAAATCGCGCGCTGCCTTGCCTCCGATCCCCGCTACGTCCTTCTGGATGAACCTTTCGCGGGCGTGGACCCCATTGCCGTGGGTGACATTCGCGCGCTCGTGGCGGAATTGAAGACCCGCGGCATTGGCGTTCTGATTACCGACCACAACGTGCAAGAGACGCTCGCCATCGTGGATCGTGCCTACATCCTCCATGACGGGGCGATCATCATGTCCGGCACGGCGGACGAAGTGGTCAAGGACGAGAACGTGCGACGCGTCTATCTCGGCCAGAGCTTCCGCATATCTTAA
- a CDS encoding manno-octulosonate cytidylyltransferase, whose translation MTVVCVIPARYASTRYPGKPLAMLTGATGKARSLIERSWRAAQDVDGLDAVYVATDDDRIADAAKSFGAEVLMTSSEARNGTERCAEALEILGDVEMIVNLQGDAPLTPHWFLEELVEGLRSDSQAAIATPILRCDGETLAALKADRAAGRVGGTTAVADSKRRALYFSKEVVPYTADPYDIDAPTPVFHHVGVYAYRPWALLAYPHWPVGPLETLEGLEQLRFLEAGHPVLCVEVEARGAKFWELNNPEDIPRIEAMMRDMGTP comes from the coding sequence GTGACCGTCGTATGCGTGATCCCTGCGCGTTACGCATCCACCCGGTATCCAGGTAAGCCGTTGGCCATGCTCACCGGTGCAACCGGCAAGGCGCGCAGTCTGATCGAGAGATCCTGGCGCGCGGCGCAAGATGTGGACGGGCTCGACGCTGTTTATGTCGCGACCGATGACGACCGGATCGCTGACGCGGCGAAAAGCTTCGGTGCGGAGGTTTTGATGACCTCGTCCGAGGCGCGCAATGGAACCGAGCGTTGTGCGGAAGCCTTGGAAATCCTTGGCGACGTGGAGATGATCGTGAACCTCCAGGGCGACGCCCCGCTGACGCCCCATTGGTTCCTGGAAGAATTGGTTGAAGGCCTTCGTTCAGACAGTCAGGCCGCGATCGCCACCCCTATCCTGCGCTGCGATGGGGAAACGTTGGCCGCACTGAAAGCGGATCGGGCAGCCGGGCGGGTCGGTGGCACGACCGCCGTCGCGGATAGCAAGCGCCGCGCCCTCTATTTCTCCAAGGAAGTGGTGCCCTACACGGCGGACCCTTACGACATTGACGCGCCGACGCCGGTCTTTCACCACGTTGGCGTGTATGCATACCGGCCTTGGGCACTACTGGCCTATCCCCACTGGCCGGTTGGCCCGTTGGAGACATTGGAGGGTCTTGAGCAGCTTCGCTTTCTGGAGGCCGGGCACCCGGTTTTGTGCGTGGAGGTCGAGGCGCGGGGCGCGAAGTTCTGGGAACTCAACAATCCCGAAGACATTCCCCGGATCGAGGCAATGATGCGGGATATGGGGACGCCGTGA
- a CDS encoding LptA/OstA family protein, producing MHRFIALLGLALLIAAPVSAQVNIGFGGVAYDSRQPVEVTADSLSVDQSTGEAVFSGNVIVVQGDMRMAAGSVRIVYATDGTQDVREVIATGGVLVTRGSDAAEGGSARFDVASALLTLTGDVLVTQGPTAIAGDRMVVNMTTGNGSVDGRVRTVLGGGE from the coding sequence ATGCACCGTTTCATTGCTCTTTTGGGTTTGGCCCTTTTGATCGCGGCTCCCGTTTCGGCACAGGTCAATATCGGGTTCGGCGGCGTCGCCTATGACAGTCGACAACCCGTCGAAGTAACCGCCGATAGCCTGTCCGTGGACCAATCCACCGGCGAGGCGGTGTTTTCCGGCAATGTGATCGTTGTGCAGGGCGATATGCGGATGGCGGCAGGGTCCGTGCGAATTGTTTATGCTACTGACGGCACCCAGGACGTGCGCGAAGTGATTGCCACAGGCGGTGTTCTCGTGACCCGCGGATCGGATGCAGCCGAAGGGGGATCGGCCCGGTTCGATGTCGCCTCCGCGCTTCTTACGCTGACCGGCGATGTTCTTGTGACGCAGGGACCGACGGCAATTGCAGGTGACCGGATGGTCGTGAACATGACGACCGGGAACGGGTCGGTCGATGGGCGGGTGCGCACGGTTCTGGGCGGCGGCGAATAA
- the hpf gene encoding ribosome hibernation-promoting factor, HPF/YfiA family — protein sequence MRYQISGKQIEIGQSLQTHVQDNLGGIAEKYAERPTDATVIFSKSGSEFVCETTVHLSTGLTASAKGHAHEIYAAFETTADKLEKQLRRYKRRLKDHHKARQQPIDVYGGASYILASSEGADEDAEPESLQPIIVAEMETAIPSLSVGEAVMQMEIAGAPLLVFRNEGHDRVNVVYRRDDGNVGWIDPSTS from the coding sequence ATGCGGTATCAGATCAGCGGAAAACAGATCGAGATCGGCCAGTCTCTGCAAACCCATGTGCAGGACAACCTGGGCGGCATCGCGGAGAAATACGCCGAGCGCCCGACCGATGCGACGGTAATTTTTTCCAAGTCCGGGTCCGAATTCGTGTGTGAAACCACCGTGCATCTGTCCACCGGCCTGACCGCATCAGCGAAAGGACACGCCCACGAAATCTATGCCGCCTTTGAGACGACGGCCGACAAGCTGGAGAAGCAGTTGCGCCGTTACAAGCGGCGTCTGAAGGATCATCACAAGGCGCGCCAGCAACCCATTGATGTCTACGGCGGCGCCTCTTATATCCTCGCCTCATCCGAGGGGGCCGACGAAGATGCGGAACCCGAATCTCTGCAACCGATCATCGTGGCCGAGATGGAGACCGCCATCCCGTCCCTCTCCGTCGGGGAAGCGGTGATGCAGATGGAAATTGCCGGCGCGCCGCTTCTGGTGTTCCGAAACGAAGGACACGACCGGGTCAACGTGGTCTACCGCCGGGATGACGGGAACGTCGGCTGGATTGACCCTTCGACCAGCTAA